Proteins from one Comamonas flocculans genomic window:
- the epsA gene encoding XrtB/PEP-CTERM-associated transcriptional regulator EpsA — protein MPLLGRLSVEELGHLLEAMQHSLKVDSHYALFNWLRNDVQRLLPHEIVIAAWGDFSIGLVCHDVVSSLQGMRTRSFSNEALRPFTCSLFKRWIEHGSKPFINETLGDSAFQRLDDDDTVHTFTKMHVRLVHGIKDQRGRHDCLYVLLSDDAPDDRDKKLASLRFLLPYIDASFRQIAHLPGQYYKQPLERENGGRNPLGAEVATASMPAGELSVRELEIMEWVRQGKTNPEIGMILDISAFTVKNHMQRIFKKLDVLNRTQAVAKIDTYRHAAATQK, from the coding sequence ATGCCGCTGCTGGGCCGGTTGTCGGTTGAAGAATTGGGTCATTTGCTGGAAGCCATGCAGCATTCGCTGAAGGTGGACAGCCACTACGCGCTATTCAACTGGCTGCGCAACGACGTCCAGCGTTTGCTGCCGCATGAGATCGTCATCGCCGCATGGGGAGATTTCTCGATTGGCCTTGTCTGCCACGATGTGGTCTCTTCTCTGCAAGGCATGCGCACGCGCAGCTTCAGCAATGAGGCCTTGCGTCCCTTCACCTGTTCATTGTTCAAGCGCTGGATCGAGCACGGCAGCAAACCTTTCATCAACGAAACACTGGGTGATTCCGCATTCCAGCGCCTGGACGATGACGACACGGTCCACACGTTCACGAAAATGCACGTCCGGCTCGTGCACGGCATCAAGGATCAGCGTGGTCGTCACGACTGCCTGTATGTGCTGCTCAGCGATGACGCGCCTGACGATCGAGACAAGAAACTGGCGTCCCTGCGCTTCCTGCTCCCTTACATCGATGCGTCATTTCGGCAGATTGCGCATTTGCCTGGGCAGTACTACAAACAACCGCTCGAACGCGAAAATGGGGGTCGGAATCCGCTCGGAGCGGAAGTGGCGACCGCATCGATGCCAGCGGGAGAACTCAGCGTGCGCGAGCTTGAGATCATGGAATGGGTGCGCCAAGGCAAAACCAATCCCGAGATCGGCATGATTCTGGACATCAGCGCATTCACCGTGAAAAATCACATGCAACGGATCTTCAAGAAGCTCGATGTGCTGAACCGCACTCAGGCCGTTGCCAAGATCGACACCTATCGTCACGCGGCGGCAACCCAGAAATGA
- a CDS encoding VPLPA-CTERM sorting domain-containing protein, translating into MNFAIKSLGASLCAAAFVFAAPAVSASTVTMKFTGVAPGISGQVDTNLGSGTHWQSTKMGALNWNVTGHSGSSVLDGLSSLLTWCIELTQGVSQGSSYTYNVVEDVTDSWVNQVERLYTANQSAIGTNVGAAAMQMAIWELTHAGGDNGNVTSGNIKTRANGNASVYNQAATLANSWLADLENATAVGWKVVKLTNDKAQDQITFQQVLATPLPGAALMFLSALGLGGMARRKKRVAEPLAA; encoded by the coding sequence ATGAACTTTGCCATCAAGAGCCTTGGCGCGTCGTTGTGCGCTGCGGCATTCGTTTTTGCGGCGCCGGCCGTTTCGGCGTCGACCGTCACGATGAAATTTACCGGGGTTGCTCCCGGCATTTCGGGACAGGTGGACACCAATCTCGGTTCGGGTACGCATTGGCAGTCGACGAAGATGGGCGCCCTCAACTGGAATGTGACCGGTCACTCTGGCAGCAGCGTGCTCGATGGCCTGTCGTCGCTGTTGACCTGGTGCATAGAGTTGACCCAGGGGGTCTCGCAAGGGTCGAGCTACACCTACAACGTCGTGGAAGATGTCACCGACAGCTGGGTGAACCAGGTGGAGCGCCTGTACACGGCGAACCAGAGCGCAATCGGCACGAACGTCGGCGCAGCGGCGATGCAGATGGCGATCTGGGAGCTGACGCACGCCGGCGGCGACAACGGCAACGTCACGAGCGGGAACATCAAAACCAGGGCGAACGGAAACGCAAGCGTCTACAACCAGGCAGCGACCCTGGCGAATTCATGGCTTGCCGATCTGGAAAACGCTACCGCGGTCGGCTGGAAGGTGGTCAAGCTGACGAACGACAAGGCGCAAGACCAGATCACGTTCCAGCAGGTGCTTGCTACCCCGCTGCCGGGTGCCGCCTTGATGTTCCTCTCGGCGCTGGGCCTGGGTGGCATGGCGCGGCGCAAGAAACGCGTAGCCGAACCATTGGCAGCCTGA
- a CDS encoding ExeA family protein, with protein sequence MYEAYYGLREKPFSIQPDPEFLYLGRRHALAFTMLQYGIQNRAGFSVICGEIGCGKTTLIRHLLNTLGDELTVGLVYNTHSDIADLLEWIMLAFGQPYEGMSPVARYDAFQRFLIKEYAAGRRAVLIVDEAQNLSAGALESLRMLSNINADKDQLLQVILVGQPQLRDLLKQPQLQQFAQRVAVDFFIPPLTTQEAARYVQHRLHVAGRDEPLFTEGAIALIAKAARGIPRSINILCDMALVYGFGADAQTIDAMLVGEVLADRRDFGVLGTTDPVG encoded by the coding sequence ATGTACGAAGCTTATTACGGGCTGCGCGAGAAGCCGTTTTCCATTCAACCCGATCCGGAATTCCTCTACCTCGGCAGGCGCCACGCGCTTGCTTTCACGATGCTGCAATATGGCATCCAGAACCGGGCAGGCTTTTCCGTCATTTGCGGCGAGATCGGCTGCGGCAAGACGACGCTGATCCGCCACCTGCTCAATACCTTGGGCGATGAGCTCACCGTCGGCCTGGTCTACAACACGCACAGCGATATTGCCGACCTGCTGGAATGGATCATGCTGGCGTTTGGTCAGCCCTACGAAGGCATGTCGCCGGTGGCGCGCTATGACGCGTTTCAGCGCTTTCTCATCAAGGAATACGCCGCGGGACGACGCGCGGTGCTGATCGTCGATGAGGCACAGAACCTCTCGGCGGGGGCGCTGGAGTCGCTGCGCATGCTCTCCAACATCAATGCAGACAAGGACCAGTTGTTGCAGGTGATCCTGGTCGGCCAGCCGCAACTGCGCGATCTGCTCAAGCAGCCGCAGCTGCAGCAGTTTGCGCAGCGCGTGGCGGTGGACTTCTTCATTCCGCCCCTCACGACGCAGGAAGCGGCGCGCTACGTCCAGCATCGTCTGCACGTCGCGGGGCGCGATGAACCGCTCTTTACCGAAGGCGCGATCGCGCTCATCGCAAAGGCCGCACGTGGCATACCGCGCAGCATCAACATCCTCTGCGACATGGCGCTGGTCTATGGTTTTGGCGCAGACGCTCAGACCATAGACGCGATGTTGGTCGGGGAGGTGTTGGCTGATCGGCGCGACTTCGGCGTGCTCGGGACCACCGACCCCGTCGGTTGA
- a CDS encoding tetratricopeptide repeat protein: protein MPRLSMMNRGGVRRGVSAALLALSALALVACSSPEEKVASFAKKGQSYLQAGDVVKARLEFQNALQINPNNVPSLYGLAEIAERGSDWNRTYGLLSKVVELDPTNLAAHLKLGKLLLAAGQMDKALTASEAASRLKADDADVLALRAAVMFKLGDRKAAVDLAQQALSRNPKQSDALVVLASQRLMDGDGDGALKYLDQALADNERDVALQLIKVQALEKMSRLDGAQEVFRKLIAFYPDNKVLRHMLAQFFMTHGMPAQAEDTYRDIVKAQPRDTEAKLDLVRFVGQLKGPAAAAAELQEFIKQDPKAWDLKLMLANLRQQENKPEAARALWNEVVAEAGKDPAGLRARAALAADLLGNGKRAEANELIAQILEADARNEQGLLLRAGVALDERRLDDAVADLRTILRDTPSSAQAHAMLGRTLEMQGSKDLAQDEYARAAQEGKFAPLYAMPYAEFLMRVGKPRLVEPALRETLQVAPHYLPAYQLLAQSYLNVGELVSAQKVADLVAKLGNQQVAANQLQGAVAAARNQFDSSIAAYRKAYELSPDEMQPMVALVGTYLRAGKLKEAQGFLQSVIAASPDNVGARLLQARLAAQSGDAAGAKQGFEEVLKRNPESAQAYLGLVGLLSDAGQFDEADALLVRALERMPGDFGLRLSRASLYEQRGKVDDALALYEKLNKERPNAEVVVNNLASLLTDARTDEASHKRAYELAQGLRSSNVPQFKDTFGWAAYRVGRYSEAATPLRDAAKAMPDLPVLHYHLGMNLLAQGNKTGAREALQHALDLATRGAPFAQADEAKKALAGI from the coding sequence ATGCCCAGGCTATCGATGATGAACAGGGGCGGCGTGCGCCGCGGAGTGTCGGCGGCGCTGCTGGCGCTGTCCGCGCTGGCGTTGGTCGCTTGCTCTTCGCCCGAGGAAAAGGTGGCTTCGTTTGCCAAGAAGGGACAGAGCTATTTGCAGGCGGGAGACGTGGTGAAGGCGCGGCTCGAATTTCAGAACGCGCTGCAGATCAACCCGAACAACGTGCCATCGCTCTATGGCCTGGCCGAGATTGCCGAGCGGGGCAGCGACTGGAACCGCACCTACGGCCTGCTGAGCAAGGTGGTGGAACTCGACCCGACAAATCTGGCGGCGCACCTCAAGCTGGGCAAGCTGCTGCTGGCCGCCGGCCAGATGGACAAGGCGCTGACGGCAAGCGAAGCGGCGTCCAGGCTCAAGGCGGACGATGCCGATGTGCTTGCGCTGCGTGCGGCGGTGATGTTCAAGCTCGGGGATCGCAAGGCCGCGGTAGATCTGGCGCAGCAGGCGCTGAGCCGCAACCCCAAGCAGTCCGATGCGCTGGTGGTACTGGCATCCCAGCGCCTGATGGACGGCGATGGGGATGGCGCACTCAAATACCTGGACCAGGCGCTGGCGGACAATGAGCGCGACGTGGCGCTGCAGCTCATCAAGGTGCAGGCGCTGGAGAAGATGTCCAGGCTCGACGGCGCGCAAGAGGTCTTTCGCAAGCTGATTGCGTTCTACCCCGACAACAAGGTGCTGCGCCACATGCTTGCGCAGTTCTTCATGACGCACGGCATGCCTGCGCAGGCTGAAGACACCTACCGCGACATCGTCAAGGCCCAGCCCAGGGACACCGAGGCCAAGCTGGATCTGGTGCGTTTCGTCGGGCAGCTCAAGGGCCCGGCGGCAGCCGCTGCCGAGTTGCAGGAGTTCATCAAACAAGACCCCAAGGCCTGGGACCTCAAGCTGATGCTCGCCAATCTGCGGCAGCAAGAGAACAAGCCTGAGGCAGCGCGGGCTCTGTGGAACGAGGTGGTGGCCGAGGCCGGCAAGGATCCGGCCGGGCTGCGCGCCCGCGCCGCGCTGGCCGCCGACCTGCTGGGCAACGGCAAGCGGGCGGAAGCAAACGAGCTGATCGCGCAGATCCTCGAGGCCGATGCGCGCAATGAACAAGGCCTGTTGCTGCGCGCCGGCGTGGCGCTCGATGAGCGGCGGCTGGACGACGCGGTGGCCGACTTGCGCACCATCTTGCGCGATACGCCTTCGTCGGCGCAGGCACACGCCATGCTTGGGCGCACGCTGGAGATGCAAGGCTCCAAGGACCTGGCACAGGACGAATACGCGCGCGCCGCGCAAGAAGGCAAGTTCGCGCCGCTCTATGCGATGCCTTACGCGGAGTTCCTGATGCGCGTGGGCAAGCCCCGGCTGGTTGAGCCCGCGCTGCGCGAGACCCTGCAGGTGGCGCCGCACTACCTGCCGGCCTACCAGTTGCTCGCACAGTCCTACCTGAATGTCGGCGAACTCGTCTCGGCGCAGAAGGTGGCGGACCTGGTGGCCAAGCTCGGAAACCAGCAGGTAGCGGCCAACCAGCTCCAGGGCGCGGTGGCGGCGGCGCGCAACCAGTTCGACAGCAGCATCGCCGCGTACAGGAAGGCGTATGAACTCTCGCCCGACGAAATGCAGCCCATGGTCGCACTGGTCGGCACCTATCTGCGCGCGGGCAAGCTCAAGGAGGCGCAAGGCTTTTTGCAGTCGGTCATCGCGGCGTCGCCCGACAACGTGGGCGCGCGTCTGCTGCAGGCGCGGCTGGCGGCGCAGTCGGGCGATGCGGCCGGCGCAAAACAAGGCTTTGAGGAAGTGCTCAAGCGGAATCCCGAGAGCGCCCAAGCCTACCTTGGACTGGTGGGTTTGCTCAGCGATGCGGGCCAATTCGACGAGGCCGACGCCCTGCTGGTGCGCGCTCTGGAGCGCATGCCCGGGGACTTTGGCTTGCGCCTTTCGCGCGCCAGCTTGTACGAGCAGCGCGGCAAGGTGGACGACGCGCTGGCCCTGTACGAAAAGCTCAACAAGGAGCGGCCCAATGCCGAGGTGGTGGTCAACAACCTGGCCAGCCTGCTCACCGACGCGCGCACCGACGAGGCCAGCCACAAGCGCGCCTACGAGTTGGCGCAGGGCCTGCGTTCAAGCAACGTGCCGCAGTTCAAGGACACCTTTGGCTGGGCGGCGTACCGGGTGGGCAGGTATTCAGAGGCCGCGACGCCCCTGCGCGATGCCGCCAAGGCCATGCCCGACTTGCCGGTGCTGCACTACCACCTGGGCATGAACCTCTTGGCACAGGGCAACAAGACCGGAGCGCGTGAAGCCTTGCAGCACGCACTGGACCTGGCCACCAGGGGCGCCCCCTTTGCCCAGGCCGACGAGGCCAAGAAGGCCCTGGCCGGGATCTGA